Within the Musa acuminata AAA Group cultivar baxijiao chromosome BXJ2-9, Cavendish_Baxijiao_AAA, whole genome shotgun sequence genome, the region TTCTTCTTGAAGACGCGGGACTTCTTGCAGCCGCTGGAGCGGGGGGAGCGCGGCGGCGAGGCGGCGGAGGGAGGAGGCGTGGCCACCGAGAGGCCAGCGGAGCGGGTGCTCCCGGGCGGGGTAGGCGCGTGCGGCATCGGTCACGTGGCCGGCGAGGTGAAGCCGGAGAGGAGTGGGTGGGGACCGGGGCGGGGGTTCTCATTCGGGTTGGAGACCAAACCCGAACCCGATTACGGCAGCCGAAGCACCACCACCAGCTTCGGCTCTTACGCTGGCGCTGCTTGTTACACGCAGTGGGACGAAAAAGACACCGCTTCCAGAGGTAGTGTGattcttgatttttatttttactacgAATCATCGTGTTTATTTCTCGATCATAATAAAAAGGACTTCAGGTTTTATGTTAATTGTTTTTTGGGtcttataattaaaattttttagtttaTGTTCGCTCGGTAACGTCAGCTCTCGGTCTCCCCTGTTTCCGACGGAGCCATACCGTCGGTCAAGTTCTCAGGTGAAATCTTAAATGATTTCCATTGGAGATGTTGCACGAATCTCAAGACGTTCGACCATGTCGTTTAGGCTGATGAAAGATGGAAATTATGAGAGGAGGATAATGATAAtcgaaaaaataattatttatttattgtgagtGTATTTTTCTAAATCAAATGAGGGCTATTATGCAAATATCAAAGTTTCAGGAGTCAAAATGCAAAAAGACCAGATTTATATGGTATTCCCTCCTAATCTTTGCTTGCTCCGTCTCACTCACAGGGCAGCGACCTTCCACGTTGGCTGCCGCCCGCGGCAGCGGCAGTTCCGGAGTCATCTGCACCACTCCAGCTGCCACCTCCTCCGGGAGGTTCGtgtccttcttcttctctctccgaCTCTCTTTTATTTAGAGGCTTTCTCTTCTGAGCTGTGGGGGGCTTTTGGGACAGGCACAGCTCGGGGCCGGAGAAGAAGCGATTCATGGAGGCGGCCGTGTCGAGATCCACACGAGAATACGACGgagtggatgatgatgatgaggcggAGGTGTTTGGAATGAAAGAGGAGGGCTCCTCCTCCCGTAAAGGTAGCTCCTTGTTTTCTCCTAACTCTTTTCCACTCTTTCTGCTTCTGTGATTCCTTTTTGATTTAGTTGTTCAGcttctgccgaaattttcttgcttCCCTTTCTTTTCATGAGTAAAATCATTTGATTTCTTTGTTTTGTTTGTGCTGGGACGAAGATTTGACTGTGAATGTAGATGGGAGGGTGAGCACTGCGGATCAGAGGCCAAACACACCACGGTCTAAGCATTCTGCCACTGAGCAGAGGAGAAGAAGCAAAATTAATGACAGGCAAGTCCATGTAATATAATGTTTGAGCTTTCTCCATACTTTTATGTCATGCAGTTTCCTGGTTATATAGGGTGCTATATTATATTTGGTTCACTTCAGAATAACAATATGTGGTCGAGGATCCAacaaaagtgatttttttttttttttgcatctatATATTTGTAATACCTCATGGCCAGTTTATTGTACAACATACTTGTAGATCTTTTAGTTTTTATTTGAAGATTATTTTCAGTGAACAACAATTTAGTTAGTAAATCTTGATTAGCTAtatggggaaaaaaaaaatcctatctgCTAATTGCCAATGAATTTTCCTTTGTGATAATAATGTCTGCTAGTTAGCGAGCTGCTGTTTTCAGTGCTTGATTTGTAGATGGAAACCAACCTACTTACGGAAGCACTTGCTGGAAAGTTCAGAAGAATGCTTTCCAAATAGAGGAATAAACGTCTGAATTTGGCTGAACTGTTATGAGCAAATTTGGGTTGTTCAAAATTTTCACAATTGGATTGTTCTGTCATTTGATTGACCATGTAGATTTTGCTTTATTTTTAACCTTTCCTTCTGCCAATCTGCACAATTAGGCTTCTCTTTTGTGATGTCTTTTACATTTTACATGGCTACTACATGAGATAATGGAAACTATGACTAATAAATATAGTTATACGCATTTAACAATCTTATGCACTAATGACGGCATACAAAACCGTTTTGCAGATTTCAGATACTCCGGCAGCTCATACCTCATGGTGATCAGAAGAGAGATAAAGCATCATTTCTTCTGGAGGTACACTAAATCATGCCACGAGTATGCTTCGAATGGTGTAATCCTTTCGTATTGACATTGTTTTAGCAAAATTTCCCTTCAGGTCATTGAATACATCCGCTTCTTACAAGAGAAGGTACAGAAGTATGAATTGCCATACTCGGGATGGAATCAGGATGGTGTCAAGTTAATGCCTTGGGTAGAATCATTAAGCTCAATCTATTTCGTGTAGTATTGTTTTCTTTCTAATGAGCTCATGCATATGTCTTGTTTCTTATTGTGATATTTTTCTCTGCTAAATGTTTGAAACAGAAGAACAACCAAGCGCCTGGAATTGGTTTAGCCATAGAAAATAATTCTGCTTCTCCTGCACATATATTCTTGAAGAAATCGAGTGAAGGTAGCACTCCAGTTGCACCTCCTATGCTGTCAAGTGTGCATGTTTCCCCAGCAATAGGTGTGGCTGCTGGTAACTCTTACAAGACTGCCACCAGTTTAGCAAGTAACCTGGGTACCGCAAACAATTCGTCACATCAAAGGTTGTTGGCTGTTGGAAGGGAAGCAGGTGTTGCTCAGTCACAGCAGGGGTTGATTTCAAATCCAGACACCATGGTGTTCCAGGATCGACCACCGTGGTTGAGATCATGCAGCCTCACTGGTGGTGCCATTGGCAGGGATGTGATGAATGAACAAGAGGAGCTAACCGTCGATGAAGGCATGATTAGCATGTCTACTGCCTACTCCCATGGGTGCGTACAAGAGATCTATAAGTTAATTCCTTTTTGGATTACAACCTTTGATATttcaaacaaatattttcttGCGACATCTTATAGGCTTTTGTTTAATTTTGATCTGATGATTTGCTCAAACAGGCTGTTGAATACTCTGAGTCAGGCATTGCAAAGCTCTGGTGTGGATCTGTCTCAAGCCAGTGTATCTGTTCAGATTAACCTTGGCAAGAGAGCAATTAATAGTAGGCCTACTGGCACAGCCACAACTTCCATTCTTAAGGTGAGAACTCTTCTATTCCTTCATCAATTCATCATTTGgacgttgttgttgttgttgttgtatgacTGCAATAGCATGAAGGACAAATGATCTTTATTTCACTGCCATGGCATTCAACTACCCCATAATGTTACTCTTGTGCATTGGGAAAACAACTACTGATTCATCAAGACATAACTGATCCTATTTTATCTTCTTAATTTGTGTTATTGAAGGATCAGAAAGATTCAACACCTTTTTATCAAGCAATCGGGTACAGCAGGTTAGGGGAATCACAAGCACTTAAAAGACACAAAGCAGAGAACAGCTGATGTTATATTACTTCCCCATGATATTTCACTTGGATTGTTGTATTCGGGATTCAAGGGTCATTGAGGTTGATGAAAACTATTGTGCAGTCTTTCATTTGTGTCTTGTCCTTGTTTTTCCGTGGAGGCTTCCATCACATCTTGTGAAGCTGCTTTATTTTACAGGCTTCCATTCACGTGCCAagtctctctttcctttttttcacTATCAAATGATTCTTGTTGTAAGTTCAACACCACAGATTCTAACTCGTGGCACTGTATCGCTGCGGATAAGGAAATCTCTCTTCTTTTACAACTTGTTGCATTCTGATTGCTAATGCTGTGCAG harbors:
- the LOC135623243 gene encoding transcription factor BIM1-like isoform X1; translation: MELQGKKVTHDFLSLYSSDSSYQVQDPRSSSQGFFLKTRDFLQPLERGERGGEAAEGGGVATERPAERVLPGGVGACGIGHVAGEVKPERSGWGPGRGFSFGLETKPEPDYGSRSTTTSFGSYAGAACYTQWDEKDTASRGQRPSTLAAARGSGSSGVICTTPAATSSGRHSSGPEKKRFMEAAVSRSTREYDGVDDDDEAEVFGMKEEGSSSRKDLTVNVDGRVSTADQRPNTPRSKHSATEQRRRSKINDRFQILRQLIPHGDQKRDKASFLLEVIEYIRFLQEKVQKYELPYSGWNQDGVKLMPWKNNQAPGIGLAIENNSASPAHIFLKKSSEGSTPVAPPMLSSVHVSPAIGVAAGNSYKTATSLASNLGTANNSSHQRLLAVGREAGVAQSQQGLISNPDTMVFQDRPPWLRSCSLTGGAIGRDVMNEQEELTVDEGMISMSTAYSHGLLNTLSQALQSSGVDLSQASVSVQINLGKRAINSRPTGTATTSILKDQKDSTPFYQAIGYSRLGESQALKRHKAENS
- the LOC135623243 gene encoding transcription factor BIM1-like isoform X3, whose translation is MELQGKKVTHDFLSLYSSDSSYQVQDPRSSSQGFFLKTRDFLQPLERGERGGEAAEGGGVATERPAERVLPGGVGACGIGHVAGEVKPERSGWGPGRGFSFGLETKPEPDYGSRSTTTSFGSYAGAACYTQWDEKDTASRGQRPSTLAAARGSGSSGVICTTPAATSSGRHSSGPEKKRFMEAAVSRSTREYDGVDDDDEAEVFGMKEEGSSSRKDLTVNVDGRVSTADQRPNTPRSKHSATEQRRRSKINDRFQILRQLIPHGDQKRDKASFLLEVIEYIRFLQEKVQKYELPYSGWNQDGVKLMPWKNNQAPGIGLAIENNSASPAHIFLKKSSEGSTPVAPPMLSSVHVSPAIGVAAGNSYKTATSLASNLGTANNSSHQRLLAVGREAGVAQSQQGLISNPDTMVFQDRPPWLRSCSLTGGAIGRDVMNEQEELTVDEGMISMSTAYSHGLLNTLSQALQSSGVDLSQASVSVQINLGKRAINSRPTGTATTSILKKDSTPFYQAIGYSRLGESQALKRHKAENS
- the LOC135623243 gene encoding transcription factor BIM1-like isoform X2; this encodes MSGKKVTHDFLSLYSSDSSYQVQDPRSSSQGFFLKTRDFLQPLERGERGGEAAEGGGVATERPAERVLPGGVGACGIGHVAGEVKPERSGWGPGRGFSFGLETKPEPDYGSRSTTTSFGSYAGAACYTQWDEKDTASRGQRPSTLAAARGSGSSGVICTTPAATSSGRHSSGPEKKRFMEAAVSRSTREYDGVDDDDEAEVFGMKEEGSSSRKDLTVNVDGRVSTADQRPNTPRSKHSATEQRRRSKINDRFQILRQLIPHGDQKRDKASFLLEVIEYIRFLQEKVQKYELPYSGWNQDGVKLMPWKNNQAPGIGLAIENNSASPAHIFLKKSSEGSTPVAPPMLSSVHVSPAIGVAAGNSYKTATSLASNLGTANNSSHQRLLAVGREAGVAQSQQGLISNPDTMVFQDRPPWLRSCSLTGGAIGRDVMNEQEELTVDEGMISMSTAYSHGLLNTLSQALQSSGVDLSQASVSVQINLGKRAINSRPTGTATTSILKDQKDSTPFYQAIGYSRLGESQALKRHKAENS